From the genome of Cryptosporangium aurantiacum, one region includes:
- a CDS encoding VOC family protein, with translation MITGAHAILYSSAAEEVRTFLHDVLGFGSVDAGGGWLIFALPPAELAVHPTGGGSSTELYLMCDDIEATLAELKTKGVECQPVTDQGWGLLSRLTLPDGSGLGIYQPRHPSP, from the coding sequence ATGATCACTGGGGCGCACGCGATCCTGTACAGCTCGGCAGCCGAGGAGGTCCGCACGTTCCTCCACGACGTGCTCGGATTCGGCTCGGTGGACGCCGGTGGCGGGTGGTTGATCTTCGCACTGCCGCCGGCCGAGCTCGCCGTCCATCCGACCGGCGGTGGGAGCTCGACCGAGCTGTACCTGATGTGCGACGACATCGAGGCCACGCTGGCGGAGCTGAAGACCAAGGGTGTGGAGTGTCAGCCGGTCACCGACCAGGGCTGGGGCCTGCTGAGCCGGCTGACGCTGCCCGACGGTAGCGGTCTCGGCATCTACCAGCCGCGCCACCCGTCCCCTTAG
- a CDS encoding FAD-dependent monooxygenase — translation MTERLSVAVVGGGIGGLTAALCLVRAGCDVRVYEQAGQLSEVGAGVQVSPNASRVLHGLGLAEALAATGVKPLAWHQRRWDDGRTLLRAPLAEALEATFGFPHYQMHRADLLDALAAALPPGVVFLSHRLAGFAEDTDGVELRFADGRRARADVLVGADGIHSPVRQALFGPDRARFTGCVAYRAVVPAERLRHLGLEVTAQIWMGPGRHFVHYFISGRRLVNFVAVVEQDEWTRESWTDRGEIADALAAFAGWHPQVRDLLGAADETYVWALFDRPPLPRWSVGRVTLLGDAAHAMLPFMAQGAAQAIEDGAALAACLRDIRSPADVAGALTRYERVRLPRTSQLQAMSAGNKTRFHLPDGPDQEERDRQIADGSQAWSLNAQAWLYDYDADALVS, via the coding sequence GTGACCGAGCGGTTGTCGGTGGCGGTGGTCGGCGGCGGGATCGGTGGGCTGACCGCCGCGCTCTGCCTGGTCCGCGCCGGGTGTGACGTCCGGGTGTACGAGCAGGCCGGGCAGCTGTCGGAGGTCGGCGCCGGGGTACAGGTCAGCCCGAACGCCTCCCGCGTCCTGCACGGGCTCGGACTGGCCGAGGCGCTCGCGGCGACCGGCGTGAAGCCGCTCGCGTGGCACCAGCGCCGCTGGGACGACGGCCGGACGCTGCTGCGCGCGCCGCTGGCCGAGGCGCTCGAAGCGACGTTCGGCTTTCCGCACTATCAGATGCACCGCGCCGACCTGCTGGACGCGCTGGCCGCGGCGCTCCCTCCCGGCGTGGTGTTCCTCTCCCACCGGCTGGCGGGGTTCGCCGAGGACACCGACGGGGTGGAGCTGCGGTTCGCCGACGGCCGCCGGGCCAGGGCCGACGTCCTGGTGGGCGCCGACGGCATCCACTCACCGGTGCGCCAGGCGCTGTTCGGGCCGGACCGGGCCCGGTTCACCGGCTGCGTCGCGTACCGGGCGGTAGTGCCCGCCGAGCGGCTGCGTCATTTGGGCCTCGAGGTGACCGCGCAGATCTGGATGGGCCCCGGCCGGCACTTCGTGCACTACTTCATCAGCGGCAGGCGGCTGGTCAACTTCGTCGCGGTCGTGGAGCAGGACGAGTGGACCCGGGAGTCGTGGACCGACCGGGGCGAGATCGCCGACGCGCTCGCCGCGTTCGCCGGGTGGCACCCGCAGGTGCGCGACCTGCTCGGCGCGGCCGACGAGACGTACGTCTGGGCGCTGTTCGACCGGCCGCCGCTGCCGCGCTGGTCGGTCGGGCGGGTCACGCTCCTCGGCGACGCCGCCCACGCGATGCTGCCGTTCATGGCGCAGGGCGCCGCGCAGGCCATCGAAGACGGAGCGGCGCTCGCCGCGTGCCTGCGCGACATCCGGTCACCCGCGGACGTCGCCGGTGCCCTCACCCGGTACGAGCGGGTACGGCTGCCCCGCACGTCGCAGTTGCAGGCGATGTCGGCGGGCAACAAGACCCGCTTCCACCTGCCGGACGGGCCGGACCAGGAGGAACGCGACCGGCAGATCGCGGACGGCTCCCAGGCCTGGTCCCTCAACGCCCAGGCCTGGCTCTACGACTACGACGCCGACGCGCTGGTCTCCTGA
- a CDS encoding L,D-transpeptidase family protein, whose translation MRTSTGATLHAEPRGLATALHHRPLRLAVLFLAIVTAAVFGVGAAPAQAKVTYKGYLTFDKNPQNPQNSTLTWELYRTDLDPPRRTTKVSWRAGSGVGVTNPCTRQRGWLPNGQYSVTLLEGYNGSKIWGTVFRLSDKACKPGSKIKRTELFIHSEMTKSGKQGKTEPQRWDGNGDFKSAGCIKLRPADIKSLAKYYKIAYKPGKTYAKVLTVKS comes from the coding sequence GTGCGAACTAGCACCGGAGCAACTCTCCACGCCGAGCCACGGGGGCTCGCGACCGCACTCCACCACCGGCCGTTACGGCTGGCCGTTCTGTTCCTGGCGATCGTCACCGCTGCGGTGTTCGGCGTCGGGGCGGCGCCGGCCCAGGCCAAGGTGACCTACAAGGGTTACCTGACGTTCGACAAGAACCCGCAGAACCCGCAGAACTCCACGTTGACGTGGGAGCTGTACCGCACCGACCTCGACCCGCCGCGGCGCACGACGAAGGTCAGCTGGCGAGCCGGATCGGGCGTCGGGGTCACGAACCCCTGTACCAGGCAGCGTGGCTGGCTCCCGAACGGCCAGTACAGCGTGACGCTGCTGGAGGGATACAACGGCTCGAAGATCTGGGGCACCGTGTTCCGCCTGTCCGACAAGGCGTGCAAGCCCGGCAGCAAGATCAAGCGAACCGAGCTGTTCATCCACAGTGAGATGACCAAGTCCGGCAAGCAGGGCAAGACCGAACCGCAGCGGTGGGACGGTAACGGCGACTTCAAGTCCGCCGGGTGCATCAAGCTGCGGCCGGCGGACATCAAGTCGCTCGCGAAGTACTACAAGATCGCGTACAAGCCCGGCAAGACGTACGCGAAGGTGCTGACGGTCAAGAGCTGA
- a CDS encoding cytochrome P450 yields the protein MTTTEEPQLTSGDFWGADPHTALTWLRANDPVYWDPHGGVWGLTRYADVKYASLHPELFSSAGGIRPETPATPMMIDKDDPQHLLRRKLISKGFTPRRVADLRPRIDEITHGLLDRICERGECEFVSAVAAWLPLIVIGDQLGVRPDHYDDLLRWSDDMMAVQGQRADPVRTARMATAMAESREYFTGVLADRRATPTDDLIGTLVHAEVDGERLDDNALYFDSLLLLIGGDETTRHVISGGLYQLLAERDRWERLRADRSLLPSAIEEMLRWVTPIRNMARTVTRDLTLHGRELREGQKLLLLYPSANRDEDVFTDPFRFDLTRSPNNHLAFGIGTHFCLGASLARLELEAVFTALLDRFPDLHLTGAAEPPLRPAMFVSGYEELPVAFTPTAPRTARP from the coding sequence ATGACCACGACGGAAGAACCCCAGCTGACCAGCGGCGACTTCTGGGGCGCGGACCCGCACACGGCCCTCACCTGGCTGCGGGCCAACGACCCGGTGTACTGGGACCCGCACGGCGGCGTCTGGGGGCTCACCCGGTACGCCGACGTGAAGTACGCCTCGCTGCACCCGGAGCTGTTCTCCAGCGCCGGTGGGATCCGGCCGGAGACCCCGGCGACCCCGATGATGATCGACAAGGACGACCCGCAGCACCTGCTGCGCCGGAAGCTGATCAGCAAGGGTTTCACGCCGCGCCGGGTCGCCGACCTGCGTCCGCGCATCGACGAGATCACCCACGGGCTGCTCGACCGGATCTGCGAGCGCGGCGAGTGCGAGTTCGTGTCCGCCGTGGCGGCGTGGCTGCCGCTGATCGTGATCGGCGACCAGCTCGGCGTCCGGCCGGACCACTACGACGACCTGCTGCGCTGGTCCGACGACATGATGGCGGTGCAGGGGCAGCGCGCGGACCCGGTGCGGACCGCGCGGATGGCCACCGCGATGGCCGAGTCCCGGGAGTACTTCACCGGTGTGCTGGCCGACCGGCGCGCGACCCCGACCGACGACCTGATCGGGACCCTGGTCCACGCCGAGGTCGACGGCGAGCGGCTGGACGACAACGCGCTGTACTTCGACTCGTTGCTGCTGCTGATCGGCGGCGACGAGACCACCCGGCACGTGATCAGCGGAGGCCTGTACCAGCTGCTGGCCGAGCGCGACCGCTGGGAGCGGCTGCGCGCCGACCGGTCGCTGCTGCCGTCCGCGATCGAGGAGATGCTCCGCTGGGTCACCCCGATCCGCAACATGGCGCGCACGGTGACCCGCGACCTGACGCTGCACGGCCGCGAGCTGCGCGAGGGGCAGAAGCTCCTGCTGCTCTACCCGTCGGCCAACCGCGACGAGGACGTGTTCACCGACCCCTTCCGGTTCGACCTCACGCGCAGCCCGAACAACCACCTCGCGTTCGGCATCGGCACCCACTTCTGCCTCGGCGCCTCGCTCGCGCGGCTGGAGCTGGAGGCGGTCTTCACCGCGCTGCTCGACCGGTTCCCCGACCTGCACCTGACCGGGGCCGCCGAGCCGCCGCTGCGCCCGGCGATGTTCGTCAGCGGATACGAGGAGTTACCCGTCGCGTTCACTCCGACCGCGCCCCGGACCGCCCGCCCGTGA
- a CDS encoding NAD(P)-dependent alcohol dehydrogenase: protein MRIQAALVESPGGPFTVHELDLEKPRPDEVLVRITAAGICHTDLTMRHGWPAARTPMIFGHEGAGVVEAVGDAVTTVRPGDAVCLSYRSCRACEQCRAGHPAYCLRSDLNLRGVRADGSTPHTRDGSPVYGNFFGQSSFATYALADESNTVPIPDDFPPVLAAPLGCGIQTGVGTVLTVLQPDAGSTVVVFGAGSVGLSAVMAAVAERCTVIAVDPVASRRALAFELGASGVVDPAGGTDVAAAVRELTGGGAHSAIDTTGRPDVIRQAIGSLRRRGTLALVGIGGTAEFDLMTVLSNGIRLRGVIEGDVTPADFVPRLIDLHRQGALPIETLIVEYPFADIETAARDAASGRVVKPVLVHPVSG, encoded by the coding sequence GTGCGCATCCAGGCAGCACTGGTCGAGTCACCGGGCGGCCCGTTCACGGTCCACGAGCTCGACCTCGAGAAGCCCCGACCGGACGAGGTGCTGGTCCGGATCACCGCCGCCGGCATCTGCCACACCGACCTGACGATGCGGCACGGCTGGCCGGCGGCCCGGACCCCGATGATCTTCGGCCACGAGGGTGCGGGCGTCGTCGAAGCGGTCGGCGACGCGGTCACCACGGTCCGGCCCGGCGACGCGGTCTGCCTGAGTTACCGCAGCTGCCGGGCGTGCGAGCAGTGCCGAGCCGGGCACCCGGCCTACTGCCTGCGGAGCGACCTCAACCTGCGAGGCGTGCGCGCCGACGGCAGCACCCCGCACACCCGCGACGGCTCGCCGGTCTACGGGAACTTCTTCGGCCAGTCCAGCTTCGCGACGTACGCGCTGGCCGACGAGAGCAACACGGTGCCGATCCCCGACGACTTCCCGCCGGTGCTGGCCGCGCCGCTCGGCTGCGGGATCCAGACCGGCGTCGGCACCGTGCTCACCGTGCTGCAGCCGGACGCCGGGAGCACGGTCGTGGTCTTCGGCGCGGGCAGCGTGGGGCTCAGCGCGGTGATGGCCGCGGTCGCCGAGCGCTGCACGGTGATCGCGGTGGACCCGGTGGCGTCCCGGCGCGCGCTCGCCTTCGAACTCGGCGCGAGCGGCGTGGTCGACCCGGCGGGGGGCACCGACGTCGCGGCGGCGGTGCGGGAGCTGACCGGCGGCGGCGCGCACTCCGCGATCGACACCACCGGCCGCCCGGACGTCATCCGGCAGGCCATCGGCTCGCTGCGGCGCCGGGGGACGCTGGCGCTGGTCGGCATCGGCGGCACCGCCGAGTTCGACCTGATGACCGTGCTGTCCAACGGCATCCGGCTCCGCGGCGTCATCGAAGGCGACGTCACCCCGGCCGATTTTGTCCCCCGCCTGATCGACCTGCACCGGCAGGGCGCGCTACCGATCGAGACGCTGATCGTGGAGTACCCGTTCGCCGACATCGAGACCGCGGCCAGGGACGCGGCGTCCGGCCGCGTCGTCAAGCCCGTCCTCGTCCACCCCGTATCCGGCTGA
- a CDS encoding phosphotransferase family protein, whose product MNPSLALRCAATLGREVARCGASRVVRGRLPDRGSRVTTGWLEAALGLPSGALRSIDLVSEDSGTAARARFALDVRPGHDAPSHVFLKLTPHNFAQHVMMNVVGLGTREALFYRAVAPHVPIRVPGCHAVRVDPALGRIALVLEDLSGRATFRDVRDDVSLREAEAVVDAFADLHAALWESPRLSGELAPLGPLRLRSPVVGYLGGAVVRRGLAKPAASVTDLIPADVVRRSRVLYENLPAVDAYWAAQPQTLTHGDPHLGNLFFEGPTPGFLDWQVATIGPGVRDVVYFVVTAMRVPEARKHERDLVERYAARLGAAGVAANPETLWTSYRALAAEAYIAAVATAGAGERMQSREVARSGVQRAAAAVEALDTFEVLADLVGLERSTS is encoded by the coding sequence GTGAACCCGTCGTTGGCGCTGCGCTGCGCCGCCACGCTCGGCCGGGAGGTGGCCCGGTGCGGGGCGAGCCGGGTGGTCCGCGGCCGGCTGCCCGACCGCGGCAGCCGCGTCACGACCGGCTGGCTCGAGGCCGCGCTCGGTCTCCCCTCCGGTGCGCTGCGCTCGATCGACCTGGTCAGCGAGGACTCCGGCACCGCCGCACGTGCCCGGTTCGCGCTCGACGTCCGGCCCGGCCACGACGCGCCGAGCCACGTGTTCCTCAAGCTGACGCCGCACAACTTCGCGCAGCACGTGATGATGAACGTCGTCGGGCTGGGAACCCGCGAGGCGCTGTTCTACCGGGCGGTGGCGCCGCACGTGCCGATCCGGGTGCCCGGCTGCCACGCGGTGCGGGTCGACCCGGCGCTCGGACGCATCGCGCTGGTGCTGGAGGACCTCTCCGGCCGTGCGACGTTCCGGGACGTCCGGGACGACGTCAGCCTCCGGGAGGCCGAAGCCGTCGTCGACGCGTTCGCCGACCTGCACGCCGCGCTCTGGGAGTCGCCCCGCCTGTCCGGCGAGCTGGCGCCGCTGGGGCCGCTGCGCCTCCGCTCCCCCGTCGTCGGCTACCTGGGTGGCGCGGTCGTCCGCCGTGGGCTGGCGAAACCCGCCGCGTCGGTGACCGACCTGATCCCGGCCGACGTCGTGCGTCGCAGCCGCGTCCTGTACGAGAACCTGCCCGCGGTGGACGCCTACTGGGCCGCCCAGCCGCAGACGCTGACGCACGGCGACCCGCATCTGGGCAACCTGTTCTTCGAGGGGCCGACCCCCGGCTTCCTCGACTGGCAGGTCGCCACGATCGGGCCGGGCGTCCGCGACGTCGTCTACTTCGTCGTCACCGCGATGCGGGTGCCGGAGGCGCGGAAACACGAGCGGGACTTGGTCGAGCGGTACGCCGCGCGGCTCGGCGCCGCCGGGGTCGCGGCGAACCCGGAGACACTGTGGACGTCCTACCGGGCGCTGGCCGCGGAGGCCTACATCGCGGCGGTGGCCACCGCCGGGGCCGGTGAGCGGATGCAGTCCCGCGAGGTCGCGCGCTCCGGCGTGCAGCGCGCCGCCGCGGCCGTCGAGGCGCTGGACACGTTCGAGGTCCTCGCGGACCTCGTCGGCCTGGAGCGTTCGACGTCGTGA
- a CDS encoding MarR family winged helix-turn-helix transcriptional regulator codes for MHTGNVVVAFALTVHDRVRAAAQDAGLDPRELAALTLVAEHDGCSVDWLRTRVGLTQSGTVRLVDRLAGRNLLRRGRSTGRGVPLHVNPEGAAVLASWERVRDATVDSLLSGLTPEQRASFVDAVAALLTADPRRRPEADATCRTCTWAACGQNCPVDLSVAP; via the coding sequence ATGCATACCGGGAACGTCGTCGTCGCGTTCGCCCTCACCGTGCACGACCGGGTGCGCGCCGCCGCACAGGACGCCGGGCTCGACCCCCGGGAACTCGCGGCGCTGACGCTGGTCGCCGAGCACGACGGGTGCTCGGTGGATTGGCTGCGCACGCGGGTCGGGCTGACGCAGTCCGGCACCGTGCGCCTCGTCGACCGCCTGGCCGGACGGAACCTGCTGCGCCGCGGCCGCTCGACCGGGCGCGGCGTCCCGCTGCACGTGAACCCGGAGGGCGCGGCCGTGCTCGCATCCTGGGAGCGGGTGCGCGACGCGACCGTCGACTCGCTGCTCTCCGGTCTGACGCCCGAGCAGCGGGCATCGTTCGTCGACGCGGTCGCCGCGCTGCTGACCGCGGACCCGCGCCGCCGCCCCGAGGCCGACGCCACCTGCCGCACCTGCACGTGGGCCGCCTGCGGGCAGAACTGCCCGGTCGACCTGAGCGTCGCGCCGTGA
- a CDS encoding DUF4334 domain-containing protein, translated as MTTIDDARHRITEVRAAGGTVTIDELDALWAALETVRPEQLLGSWKGSEFVSGHGFEGRLELARWYGKRFDSLTDVAPLVCRDDEGNLFDNREMAKGGASLWTVEFRGEPTATMVYDGQPVLDHFKKIDDTTLLGVMNGKGVLDKGRHYYFVLERD; from the coding sequence ATGACGACCATCGACGACGCACGCCACCGGATCACCGAGGTCCGCGCAGCGGGCGGCACGGTGACGATCGACGAGCTGGACGCGCTGTGGGCGGCGCTGGAGACCGTCCGGCCCGAGCAGCTCCTCGGCTCCTGGAAGGGCAGCGAGTTCGTCAGCGGGCACGGCTTCGAAGGACGGCTCGAGCTCGCGCGCTGGTACGGGAAGCGCTTCGACTCGCTCACCGACGTCGCGCCGCTGGTGTGCCGGGACGACGAGGGCAACCTGTTCGACAACCGGGAGATGGCCAAGGGCGGCGCGAGCCTGTGGACGGTCGAGTTCCGCGGTGAGCCGACCGCGACGATGGTCTACGACGGTCAGCCGGTCCTCGACCACTTCAAGAAGATCGACGACACGACGCTGCTCGGCGTGATGAACGGCAAGGGCGTGCTCGACAAGGGACGGCACTACTACTTCGTCCTCGAACGCGACTGA
- a CDS encoding TetR/AcrR family transcriptional regulator, with amino-acid sequence MSTPTPDRRDRYLRAAVGCFARYGYRRTSMDVIAQAAGVSRPTLYQYYRGKEEIFRAAAEWGFEDLAERAETEARMPGEPADRLCAVLVVMLRMHEPADRTLDRFPAELIDEVHGRADDLWLAFEERLLAVLAALLDRFADRLDISGAPALPVVLLYGAKGIALRAGSAGERRELLRQLVGITVRGLAREPVTN; translated from the coding sequence ATGAGCACACCCACCCCGGACCGGCGTGACCGCTATCTGCGCGCCGCCGTCGGGTGTTTCGCACGGTACGGCTACCGGCGCACGTCGATGGACGTGATCGCGCAGGCGGCCGGCGTCTCCCGGCCGACGCTGTACCAGTACTACCGGGGCAAGGAGGAGATCTTCCGGGCCGCGGCCGAGTGGGGCTTCGAGGACCTCGCCGAACGGGCCGAGACCGAGGCGCGGATGCCGGGGGAGCCCGCCGACCGGCTCTGCGCGGTCCTGGTCGTGATGCTCCGCATGCACGAGCCCGCCGATCGCACGCTCGACCGGTTCCCGGCCGAGCTGATCGACGAGGTGCACGGCCGGGCCGACGACCTGTGGCTGGCGTTCGAGGAGCGGTTGCTCGCGGTGCTGGCCGCGCTGCTCGACCGGTTCGCCGACCGGCTCGACATCTCCGGGGCGCCTGCGCTCCCGGTGGTGCTGCTCTACGGCGCCAAGGGCATCGCGCTCCGCGCCGGGTCGGCGGGGGAGCGCCGGGAGTTGCTGCGGCAGCTCGTCGGGATCACGGTGCGGGGACTGGCCCGGGAGCCGGTGACTAACTGA
- a CDS encoding MFS transporter produces MPAAVAAPRARLPGVAWRLSAVSFLAASADSFFLLLLLWVAGPQGWTGLQTALVILALRLPTLAAGVLLGRAVDRWGARRLMLIDLAGRAALLGGLALTGRLPLIAVLLVGAATGCLAPASYAGARWLLPRVVPDDALGRANAVVAFGDHAPLVLGPALVGPALALFGTSVSLLVPIGLLVAALVLARGLPAVASPAAPEAVRDAPHAGRLPGRVTALIALSTAYYFVYGPFESATPALVRARLDSGEAIYSLLWVVFGLGAIATLPLVPRLGRRRPGLVNALGALFWGLVMLPVLVVQDVPLAAGLFLLGGAVWGPYASIETAALQRWVPPSQHGRVFGLQRSLLGTASPLGAAIGAVALEQVSAQAVLGCSALLCALAGLLALARRDLRRAE; encoded by the coding sequence ATGCCGGCGGCCGTCGCGGCGCCCCGGGCCCGCCTTCCCGGCGTCGCCTGGCGGCTGTCCGCGGTGTCGTTCCTGGCCGCCTCGGCGGACAGCTTCTTCCTGCTGCTCCTGCTGTGGGTGGCCGGGCCGCAGGGGTGGACGGGCCTGCAGACCGCGCTGGTGATCCTCGCGCTGCGACTCCCCACGCTGGCCGCCGGAGTCCTGCTCGGACGAGCGGTGGACCGCTGGGGAGCCCGCCGCCTGATGCTGATCGACCTCGCCGGACGCGCGGCGCTCCTGGGTGGGCTCGCGCTCACCGGGCGGCTGCCGCTGATCGCGGTCCTGCTGGTCGGCGCCGCGACCGGGTGCCTGGCACCGGCCAGCTACGCCGGTGCGCGCTGGCTGCTGCCCCGCGTCGTCCCCGACGACGCGCTCGGCCGGGCGAACGCGGTCGTCGCGTTCGGCGACCACGCCCCGCTCGTCCTGGGCCCCGCGCTGGTCGGACCCGCGCTCGCGCTGTTCGGGACGTCGGTCAGCCTGCTGGTGCCGATCGGCCTGCTGGTCGCGGCCCTCGTACTCGCCCGCGGCCTTCCGGCCGTCGCCTCCCCGGCCGCACCGGAGGCCGTCCGCGACGCACCGCACGCCGGGCGGCTGCCCGGCCGGGTGACCGCGCTGATCGCGCTGTCCACCGCGTACTACTTCGTGTACGGGCCGTTCGAGTCGGCCACGCCCGCGCTCGTCCGCGCGCGGCTGGACTCCGGCGAGGCGATCTACAGCCTGCTGTGGGTGGTGTTCGGCCTGGGTGCGATCGCGACACTGCCGTTGGTGCCGCGGCTCGGCCGGCGACGCCCCGGGCTGGTCAACGCGCTCGGCGCGCTGTTCTGGGGCCTGGTGATGCTGCCGGTCCTCGTCGTGCAGGACGTCCCGCTCGCCGCCGGCCTGTTCCTGCTCGGCGGCGCGGTCTGGGGCCCGTACGCGTCGATCGAGACCGCCGCGCTGCAGCGGTGGGTGCCGCCGTCGCAGCACGGCCGGGTCTTCGGGCTGCAGCGGAGCCTGCTGGGCACCGCGTCCCCGCTCGGCGCGGCGATCGGAGCGGTCGCGCTGGAACAGGTGTCCGCGCAGGCCGTGCTCGGCTGCAGCGCGCTGCTCTGCGCACTCGCCGGGCTGCTGGCCCTGGCTCGCCGCGACCTGCGCCGCGCGGAGTAA
- a CDS encoding NADPH:quinone oxidoreductase family protein has product MRAVQITSLAGPSALEVATIDEPAAGPDSVVVDVHVAGVTFPEVLQSRGEYQVKPPLPFVPGSEVAGVVRSAPEGSGLSAGQRVAAFPGLGGFAETVAVSPAMVFPLPDAVTFEAGASLPMNYLTVHFGLVRRGQLKAGDTVLVHGAAGGVGTAAVQLASALGARVIAVVSSDEKVGTAKAAGADEVVLADGFKDAVKGLTGGRGVDIVVDPVGGDRFTDSLRSLAREGRLLVIGFTGGEIPQVKVNRLLLNNISVVGVGWGAFWMPQPSYLQEQWADLLPLIEAGKLDPVVGRSFPLERAVDALLELDERRAAGKVLLSVR; this is encoded by the coding sequence GTGCGCGCAGTCCAGATCACCAGCCTCGCCGGTCCGTCCGCGCTCGAGGTGGCCACCATCGACGAGCCGGCCGCCGGCCCGGACTCGGTCGTCGTCGACGTCCACGTCGCCGGCGTGACGTTCCCGGAGGTGCTGCAGAGCCGCGGCGAGTACCAGGTGAAGCCGCCGCTGCCGTTCGTCCCGGGGTCCGAGGTGGCCGGGGTGGTGCGCTCGGCGCCCGAGGGCTCGGGTCTGTCGGCGGGGCAGCGCGTGGCGGCGTTCCCCGGGCTGGGTGGGTTCGCCGAGACCGTCGCGGTGTCCCCGGCGATGGTGTTCCCGCTGCCGGACGCGGTGACGTTCGAGGCCGGGGCGTCGCTGCCGATGAACTACCTGACCGTGCACTTCGGTCTGGTCCGCCGGGGTCAGCTGAAGGCCGGCGACACCGTGCTGGTCCACGGCGCGGCCGGTGGCGTCGGCACCGCGGCGGTGCAACTCGCGTCCGCGCTCGGCGCCCGCGTGATCGCGGTCGTGTCGTCGGACGAGAAGGTCGGCACCGCCAAGGCGGCCGGAGCCGACGAGGTCGTGCTCGCGGACGGCTTCAAGGACGCCGTGAAGGGGCTGACCGGCGGCCGGGGCGTCGACATCGTCGTGGACCCGGTCGGCGGCGATCGCTTCACCGACTCGCTGCGCAGCCTCGCCCGCGAGGGCCGGCTGCTCGTCATCGGGTTCACCGGCGGTGAGATCCCGCAGGTGAAGGTCAACCGCCTGCTGCTCAACAACATCAGCGTGGTCGGAGTCGGGTGGGGCGCGTTCTGGATGCCGCAGCCCTCGTACCTGCAGGAGCAGTGGGCCGACCTGCTGCCGCTGATCGAGGCGGGCAAGCTCGACCCGGTGGTCGGCCGGTCGTTCCCGCTGGAGCGGGCGGTCGACGCACTGCTCGAGCTCGATGAGCGTCGCGCCGCCGGCAAGGTTCTGCTCAGCGTCCGCTGA